Genomic DNA from Candidatus Delongbacteria bacterium:
TAAACACAGATTCTGCTATTCTATTCTGCAAAAATGTGTTTTCGATAGAGCTAAAATATTGCTCAGCGACATGAACAAAAATATCGACAGAACCTGCTGCTGTTTGATATTTTGAAACAGAATATGTAAGCTCTGGATTTAAAAATGAAAAAACCGGTTTCATGATTTCTGATGAAAAGGCTCTTTTTAGTTTTAATTCTCTATTTGAAATCACCGAGCCTCCATTCATTTCAGATCCGGTAGCTGATAGAGTCAAAACAGATCCAATGGGAAGGGCTTTTTCAGGTTTGACTTTATATTCTAAAAAGTCCCAAGGATCGCCATTATAAAATACTGCTGTAGCAATAGCCTTGGAACAGTCTATTACAGATCCTCCGCCTACAGCCAGTATAAAGTCAAGATCATTTTGCTTAATAATTTCAACTGCTTTTCTAACTGTACTAATATCAGGATTTGGTTCCACACCAGAAAGCTCCGTATAAAATATATTTTCGTTTTTTAATTGATCAGTGATAAACTTGTGAAGTCCAGATTTTTTTATACTGCCAAAACCATAAAGTAAGAGAACTCTTTTTCCATAATTTTTAATCTCTGCAGAAATTTTTGACATGTGAGATGGACCAAAAAAAATTTTAGTCGATAAATTACTTACGAAATCTTTCATTTTATCATTCCTTTTAGTTAATTCAATCTATTGTAATATAAAAAAAATGGATTTATCAATATTTTTTATCACATTGTAATTCTATTTACAAATTATGGCTTATTCATTATTAGAATACAATTATGTGTGTATTTTGAAACGAGTCCTGAAAAAAATATTCATATAGTGGGTAAAAAATACTTGCAAAAAAAAAATAATAAATTATCTTACTGGGGCATCTGCGGGAGTAGCTCAGTGGTAGAGCACGACCTTGCCAAGGTCGGGGTCGCGGGTTCGACCCCCGTCTCCCGCTTTTTTTTGTTTAATAGTGAAAAATCAAAAAAATAAATAACTTGTTTTTTAAGAGATTGAAGCTTATATTTCGCTCTTAAATTTCAACCTGCGTCTACAGGGGAGATATGAAAGAAAGCGTTTATAAATATGACTTCAAAAATGAAGGTGTCAGCGGCAGTAGTTCAGGTAACAACTGCTGCAGGGTAATTAATCTGCTGATATGAACGGGCGAGATTAATTAAATTGTGAAATGGAGTGAAGATGTTTAGAGAAGTGAATAACAAAGTAAGTTTCCCCAAAATGGAAGAAGATATTCTATCAGGGTGGAAGCAAAATGATACTTTTAAGAAATCAATGGATCAGAGAAAAAATGACACCGAGTACGTATTTTATGACGGACCACCTTTCGCTACGGGTCTTCCTCATTATGGACACCTTGTTGGTGGAACTTTAAAAGATGTTGTTCCAAGATTTTGGACAATGAAAGGTAGGTATGTTTCCAGAAGATTTGGTTGGGATTGTCACGGTCTTCCAGTAGAATATGAGGTTGAGAAAGAGCTAAAATTCAAAAGTAAAAAAGATATTGAAGAATATGGTATAGACAACTTCAATGAAACATGTAGAAGTATCGTCCTTAAATATGTTAATGAGTGGGAAAAAATTATAGATAGAACCGGAAGATGGGTAGATTTTGTTGATGATTACAAAACAATGGACCCTGAATTTATGGAATCTGTTTGGCATGTTTTCAAAACAATATGGGATAAGGGACTTATTAAAAAAGGTTACAGAGTTAATCCATTCTGCCCAAGATGTTCGACACCACTTTCAAAACATGAAGCTGGCTTGAATTATGGCGATACTCAAGATCCTGCAATAACAGTAGTTTTAAAAGTTGTTGGTGAAGAGAATCTATATCTTACAGCTTGGACAACCACACCTTGGACACTTCCTTCAAATGCAGCTCTTGCAGTTAAAGAAGATATCGATTATCAGTTTATTAAACCAGCTGATGACGAAAGAATACTTGTTTTTGCTAAATCACGTGTTTCTGCTTATTACAAAGAAGGTTCATTTGAGGTTGTTAAAGAAGTTAAGGGTAAAGAGCTTGTTGGCTTAAGATATGAGCCTCTTTTTGATTATTTCAGAAATTGTGATCCTAATGTTCATCAGGTTATTGAGGCCTCTTATGTTACTACTGAAGATGGTACAGGTATAGTACACCAGGCTCCAGCCTTTGGTCAGGAAGACTTTGAAGCTGGTAAACCGTATGGAATACCTGTTTTAAATCCGATCAATGACCTTGGTCAATTTAATGATGAAGTTACAGATTATAAAGGAATGTACATCAAGGATGCAGATAAACAAATAATCAAAGATTTAAAAGCTCAAAATAAACTTTTAAAACAATCAACCATAAATCACAGTTATCCGTTCTGCTGGAGATGTGACACACCTTTACTTCAAAAAGCTACTGATAGTTGGGTAATGGAAATAGAACCTATTAAACAACAGATGATAGATAACAATAAAGAGATCAATTGGATTCCTGA
This window encodes:
- a CDS encoding iron-containing alcohol dehydrogenase is translated as MKDFVSNLSTKIFFGPSHMSKISAEIKNYGKRVLLLYGFGSIKKSGLHKFITDQLKNENIFYTELSGVEPNPDISTVRKAVEIIKQNDLDFILAVGGGSVIDCSKAIATAVFYNGDPWDFLEYKVKPEKALPIGSVLTLSATGSEMNGGSVISNRELKLKRAFSSEIMKPVFSFLNPELTYSVSKYQTAAGSVDIFVHVAEQYFSSIENTFLQNRIAESVFNTVIEYAQIAIDEPENYNARANLMWASTIGLNGLLGFGKIGDWSTHMIEHELSAVYDITHGAGLAVILPNWMRYVLNEDNKSIFCEYGRNVFDLEGDDIDIANIAIDRTQQFFKLLGMPTTLKELNIDSSMFDFMAENTVKFGKIGNFVKLGKEDVLAILVNSL